The following coding sequences are from one Lolium rigidum isolate FL_2022 chromosome 6, APGP_CSIRO_Lrig_0.1, whole genome shotgun sequence window:
- the LOC124663629 gene encoding transcription repressor OFP8-like: MDGSGNGRKKLKHRLAAILSVFSRRSGGRKRRDEAAAPPPLALPSYGRLGAGGNGKKVGGQHDRRLSVSARRAIPLIRITIDCAGRRSVDAADPSLLAPLDADANAKKMETSEWEGRQCPPSSPFPVAPLPPLPKWTKERASTTTRRLSTHSSRSRLLMSSSSSDDEYDEHSSRNLFSSRSFSSDSSDFYNCPRKNTGATTRARASVSGPPCRASARRGSSQSCRYSFELPRGSTASAATDGGFAVVKRSADPYEDFRRSMEEMIAEGGHGLEGEEQDAEGLLETYLVLNSPRHYPAILAAFADVRETLCPSTPFDRL; this comes from the coding sequence ATGGACGGCTCCGGCAACGGccgcaagaagctcaagcaccgcCTCGCCGCCATCCTCTCCGTCTTCTCCCGCCGCTCGGGCGGCAGGAAGCGCCGGGATGaggcggccgcgccgccgccgctggcatTGCCCTCCTACGGCCGCTTAGGAGCGGGCGGCAACGGCAAGAAGGTGGGCGGGCAGCACGACCGCCGCCTCTCCGTCTCGGCGCGGCGCGCCATCCCGCTGATCCGCATCACCATCGACTGCGCCGGCCGCCGCTCCGTCGACGCCGCCGACCCGTccctcctcgcgccgctcgaCGCCGACGCCAACGCCAAGAAGATGGAGACCAGCGAGTGGGAGGGCCGCCAGTGCCCGCCCTCCTCCCCCTTCCCCGTCGCGCCCCTGCCACCGCTGCCAAAGTGGACCAAGGAGCGGGCCAGCACCACCACCCGCCGGCTCTCCACGCACTCCTCCCGCAGCAGGCTCCTGATGAGCAGCTCCTCATCCGACGACGAGTACGACGAGCACTCCTCGCGCAACCTCTTCTCCTCGCGGAGCTTCTCATCCGACTCCTCCGACTTCTACAACTGCCCGCGCAAGAACACCGGCGCCACCACCAGAGCGCGCGCCTCCGTGTCCGGCCCGCCGTGCCGCGCCAGCGCGCGCCGTGGATCGTCGCAGAGCTGCCGCTACAGCTTCGAGCTGCCCCGCGGGTCCACGGCGTCCGCGGCGACCGACGGCGGGTTCGCCGTCGTCAAGCGCTCCGCGGACCCGTACGAGGACTTCCGCAGGTCCATGGAGGAGATGATCGCCGAAGGCGGTCACGGCCTCGAAGGCGAGGAGCAGGACGCGGAGGGGCTCCTCGAGACGTACCTCGTGCTCAACTCGCCGCGGCACTACccggccatcctcgccgccttcgccgaCGTGCGGGAGACGCTCTGCCCCTCAACTCCATTCGATCGGCTGTga
- the LOC124660489 gene encoding GTP-binding protein At2g22870-like, protein MLLYHRILPRLLTLTLTLPSRPASQLLLRPSRFPPRRPLLPRSAALCQFADPQTVVDHSDAEHLEDHSDAEEPENQFDAEEPLGDVQVKLPLDRLFLPPGAKVTPGDEEGVTARVLKGSNIVLGTYARGDAQVVNADFVKSSVRPDDCPKDGRPEFALVGRSNVGKSSLLNSLVRRKKLALTSKKPGKTQCINHFIINDSWYLVDLPGYGYASAPQEARKDWDEFTRNYFLSRDNLVSVFLLIDASIPAKKIDLDYASWLGQNKVPMTLVFTKCDKRKKKKNGGKRPEENVEAFQSLIREYFEAAPPWIMTSSVTNQGRDEILLHMSQLRNYWRKH, encoded by the exons atgCTTCTCTACCATCGAATCCTCCCTCGCCTCCTCACCCTCACCCTCACCCTCCCCTCCAGACCGGCCTCacagctcctcctccgcccctcccgCTTCCCACCCCGCCGCCCCTTACTGCCTCGCTCCGCTGCGCTCTGCCAGTTCGCGGACCCCCAAACCGTAGTAGACCACTCCGACGCCGAACATCTCGAAGACCACTCCGACGCCGAGGAGCCTGAAAACCAATTCGACGCCGAAGAGCCCCTGGGTGATGTGCAGGTAAAGCTGCCCCTCGACCGGCTCTTCCTGCCGCCGGGGGCGAAGGTGACCCCGGGGGACGAGGAGGGCGTGACCGCGCGGGTCCTCAAGGGCTCCAACATCGTGCTCGGCACGTACGCGCGAGGCGACGCGCAGGTGGTTAACGCGGATTTCGTCAAGAGCAGCGTGCGCCCCGATGACTGCCCCAAGGATGGCCGGCCCGAGTTCGCGCTCGTCGGCCGCTCCAACGTCGGCAAGTCGTCGCTGCTCAACTCGCTTGTCCGCCGCAAGAAACTAGCGCTCACCTCCAAGAAGCCTG GCAAGACCCAGTGTATCAATCATTTTATAATAAATGACAGCTGGTACCTTGTTGATTTGCCTGGTTATGG ATACGCTTCAGCACCGCAGGAAGCTCGCAAAGATTGGGATGAATTTACTAGAAATTACTTCCTCAGCAGGGATAATTTGGTGTCAGTTTTTCTCCTTATAGATGCAAGTATTCCTGCTAAGAAGATTGATCTTGACTATGCTAGTTGGCTTGGGCAAAACAAG GTCCCGATGACACTGGTGTTCACGAAATGCGACAAacgcaagaagaagaaaaacggCGGCAAAAGACCAGAAGAAAACGTAGAAGCCTTCCAGAGCCTGATCCGTGAATACTTTGAGGCAGCACCTCCCTGGATAATGACGAGCAGCGTAACCAACCAAGGCAGAGACGAGATACTCCTGCACATGTCTCAGCTCAGGAACTATTGGCGCAAGCATTAA